Genomic window (Luteibacter yeojuensis):
CGAGCGCCCGGCTGCAACGCAGCGGCGTGCTGCCCATGGGTGGCTTCGCCGCGATGGCGCGGCGCACGCTGGAAGAAGCCGCGCGAGCCGTACACGTGCGCTATGTCGACGAGTGCGCAAGATGGCCCGTCGACGCCGGCAAGCGCGAGGTGAGCGTGTCGATCGACGGGCTGACGATCGAGGACTGGCTGGCGGGATTGCGCACGGACGGCGATGGTCATCTCGTGTCGCTGCGGGCTTCGCCCACCGCCGTCGTCGACAAGGAAGGGCGTCCCGCGGCTCACCGGCTGGTCGAGGCGTGGGTAGAGCATCTGGTCGCCCAGGCGGCGGGCATCGCCATCGAAACACGCTATGTCGGCCCGGACGGCACGATCGTCATGCCTCCGCTGCGTATGGACGCCGCGCAGGAGCGCCTGCTCCTCGTGGTGCGGATGTGGCGGGAGGGCATGCGCCGGCCGTTGCCCATTGCCCTGCGCACGGCGCTGGCATGGCTCGGCGAGGACGAGGCAAGGGCGGAGACGGCGGCGCGCACGGCCTACGGTCCCGCCGCGCCTGGCACGCGCATCCCGGGGGAGGTCGACAACGATGCCTACCTGCGCCGCGCCTTCCCCCAGTTCGGCGCATTGCTGGCGAGCGGCTTCGTGGACTGGTTGCCGGCCTATGCCGACTTCCTCGACGCGCTGCGCGTGGAGGCCGCATGAGTCCTTCGGTCGTGCCCCTCCATCCGGTGACGATGCCCCTCGATGGCATCCGGCTCATCGAAGCGAGCGCCGGTACGGGCAAGACCTGGACCATCGCGGCGCTCTACGTGCGCGCCGTGCTGGGCCATGGTCTGCCGCAACCGCTGCTGCCGCCGCAGCTGCTGGTGGTCACCTTCACCGAGGCAGCCACGCAGGAACTGCGCGAACGCATCCGCGCCCGGCTCGTCGAGGCGTCGGCCGCCTTTCGTGCCTCCGCCTCCAGAGAACCGTTCCTCGCGGAACTGATGGCCGTCTATCCCGCGGAAGCCCATCCGGGCTGCGCCCGGCGCCTGGAGCTCGCGGCGCAATGGATGGACGAGGCCGCCATCTTCACCATCCATGGGTGGAGCCAGCGCATGCTCACGCAGCATGCCTTCGGCAGCGGCCATGCGTTCGCACTCACGCTGGAGCCCGACGAGAGCGAGCTGCTGGCCGATTGCGTGCGCGACTACTGGCGCCAGGCGTTCTACCCGCTGGCGCCGCGCCAGGCCGAGGCCGTGCTGCAGGAATGGCGCTCGCCCGACGACCTGCTGCGTTCGCTGAAGCCGCTGTTCCATGGCGGCGAAGTGACCTTGCGCGTCGAGGGACAGATCCTCGATGCCGTGACGGACCCGCGTTCGCTGCTCGCGGCACGCGAGGCGTGGGAAGCGGAGAACGAGCGCCTGCTGGCCGAAGCCGCCACGGCATGGCGCGCCGATGTCGACAGGATCGAGACGCTGCTCGTCGATGCCTCGACGGCCAAGGTGCTCAACAACAACCGTTACCGTCCGGATCGGATGCCGGGGTACCTCGCGCCCTTGCGGCGCTGGGCGTTCGGCGGCGAGGTGACGGAAGAAGCATTGCAGCGCTTCACGGCGACGCGTCTCGGCGATGCCACCGGCAAGGGCAAGACGCGGCCCGAGCATCCGGCGTTCGCCGCGCTGGATGCCTGGGAGGCCGGGAACGAAGGAAAGGTCGAGATACGCCACGCCTTGCTGGCCGACGCGCTGGCCCGCGTGCGCGAACGTTTCGCGATGCAGAAACGGAAGCGTGCGCAGATCGGCTTCGACGACCTGTTGCAGCGCCTCGACCTCGCCCTGGGCGGCCCTGCCGGCGATATGCTGGCGGATACGATCCGCCGGCAGTTCCCCCTGGCGCTGATCGACGAGTTCCAGGATACCGATCCCGTCCAGTACCGTATCTTCAGCCGTGTTTACGCCGACGCGCCCGGCGTGGGCCTGTTGCTGATCGGCGATCCGAAACAGGCGATCTACGCGTTCCGCGGCGCGGACATCCATACCTATCTGTCGGCCCGCGCGCAGGCGCAGGCGCCGCATTACAGCCTGGACACCAACTTCCGTTCCACCGGGGACATGGTGGATGCGGTGAACGCCGTGTTCCTGCATGGCGAACGGCATCCCCATGGCGCCTTCCACTTCCCGCAGCGCGGCCTCCCTTTCGTCGCGGTGGAGGCGAAGGGCAGGGTGGAGCGGTTCGTGGTCGACCGGGAAACGCAGCCCGCGCTTCGTCTCTGGCTGCTCGACGACGAGATGCCGGTGGGCGTGCGGCACTACCGCGACCAGATGGCCGACGCATGCGCCAGCGAGATCGTGCGGTTACTGGAGGGCGCCCTGCGTGGCGGCACCGGTTTCGCGGACGGCGACGGGAACGTCGCTCCCCTGAAGCCGGCCGATGTCGCCGTGCTCGTGCGCAGCCGCGCCGAGGCGGCCCAGGTCCGCTCGGCGCTTGCCCAGCGTCATGTGCGCAGCGTGTTCCTCTCCGACCGCGATTCCGTGCTCGAGAGCGTCGAGGCCAACGACGTGCTCGCCTGGCTCCGCGCCGTGGCTTCGCCGGCCTCGGACACCGCGATGCGCGCGGCGCTCGCCACGCGCACGCTGGACCTCGGGTATGCCGAACTCGAGCGGCTCAACGTCGACGAGAGACACTGGGAGCAGCGCGGCGAACTGTTCCTCGCCCTTCGCCAGCTGTGGCAGCAGTCGGGTGTGCTCGCGATGCTGCACTCGCTGCTGCATCGCTTCGACCTGCCGGCGCGGCTGCTCGGCCGGGGCGGCGGCGAACGGGCACTCACGAACGTGCTCCACCTGGCCGAACTGCTGCAGCACGCGGCGTCGACGCTCGATGGCGAGCAGGCGCTCATCCGTCATCTCGCGGAACGCATTGCCGATACCGCCACCCACCACGGCGACGACCAGCTCGTGCGCCTGGAAAGCGACGACGACGTGGTGAAGGTCGTGACCATCCACAAGTCCAAGGGCCTGGAGTATCCGCTGGTGTTCCTGCCCTTCGTGTGTGCCAGCGGCGGCACGCATCCCGGACAGGCCACCTACCGTTACCACGACGGCACGGGTAACCAGCTGGAACTGGTGAGCAAGTCGAAGGGGGGCGAAGCGTCCGAGCGCGCCAAGGAGGCAGCCGACCTCGCCGAACTGCAGGAAGACCTGCGCCTGCTCTACGTGGCCATGACCCGTGCGCGGCATGCCTGCTACGTCGGCGTGGCGCCCGTCTGCCACAACAACGCGCGTACGCCGCAGGTGCATCGCAGTGCGTTCGGCCATTTGCTGGGTGGCGGGAAGGAGATCGCCAACGGTGCCATCGCGGGGCTGCTTCGCGAACTCGCGGACGGCACCCCGGCCATCCGCGTGGAATACATGCCACCTCCCGACGAGCGCCGCTACGTCCCGCCGGCGCGGGACGACGCCCCACGGCCGGCGCGCGAGCCCTCGATCGCACGCGCCAGGCCCTGGCGCATCGCCAGCTACAGTGGCCTGCGTCATGCCGACCACGTCGCCGCGCCGGAGACCGCCATCGACGACGTCATCGTCGAATACGCCACCGAGCCCGCCTTGCCCCGGCCGGTCGCCACCGGCATCCACGCGTTCGATCGCGGCGCGGAAGCCGGTACGTTCCTGCACGATCTGCTGGAGTGGATCGCAGGCGAAGGTTTCGCGTCGATCGCGGCCGACCGTGCCCGGCTGCGCGACGTGGTGGCACGCCGGTGCGAGCGGCGCAACTGGACCGCCTTCATCGACGTCCTCACCGACTGGCTGCTCGTCCTGCTTCGCACGCCGGTAGACCTGCCCGGCCATGGAAAGCTGGCGCTCGCGACGCTGGACGACCCTTCGCGTTATCGCGCGGAACTCGAATTCCTCTTCGAGTCGCGGGGCGTGGACACGCTGGCCCTGGATCGCATCGTCCGCGAGCACACGCTGGACGGCGAGGCGCGACCGCACCTGGCGTCGGATACCGTCAACGGCATGCTCAAGGGCTTCATCGACCTCATCGTCGAACACGACGGCCGGTGGTATGTCGTCGATTACAAATCGAACCAGCTTGGCCCGGACGAAACGGCGTACACGCCGGAGGCGATGCGCCGGTCCATCCTCGAGGCGCGGTATGAACTGCAATACGCGCTGTACCTGCTGGCGCTGCACCGCCAGCTGCGCAGCCGGCTGGGAGATGCCTACGATTACGACACCCACGTCGGCGGTGCCATCTACCTCTACCTGCGTGGCGTCGACGGCCACGGCCACGGCGTGCATGTCGAGCGGCCGACGAAGGCGATGATCGACGCCATGGACCACCTGTTCGAAGGAGGGTCCGCATGATCGCCGACAGCGGTACCTGGCTGGACCGCGCCCTCGCCGAGGGGCGCATCGATACCTTGGACCGCGCCTTTGCCCGCTTCCTGCGCGAGCTGGATCCGGCGGTCGATCCGCGCGTCCAGGTGGCCGCCGCGCTCCTCAGCCACGAGCTTGGCGAGGGGCACATCTGCATGCCGCTCGATACGCTGCGCGAGCGGGAACCCGAACTCGGCGATCCGGCGGACTTCCTGGGGACCGCCGATGTCGTGGCGCAGTCCGGCGGGGATGCCTCGGCGCCCCTGGTGCTCGAGAACGGCCTGCTCTACATGCGTCGCTTCTGGCGCGACGAGGCAAAGGTGGCCCAGGCGATCCGGGACCGCCTGGGCGAACGGGCCGCCAGCGTCGATCTGCGCAGCGAACTGGCCCGTCTCTTTCCCGACGAAGGCTTTCATCCGGACTGGCAGAAGGTGGCCTGTGCGATCGCGGCGCGCTCGGGCTTCGCGGTCATCACGGGCGGTCCCGGCACCGGCAAGACGACGACCGTGGTGCGCCTCCTGGGACTGCTGCAGACACTGGCGTTGCGCGATGGCGGAACGCGCCTGCGCATCCGCCTCGCCGCGCCGACGGGCAAGGCCGCCGCGCGGCTCAACGCGTCCATCGCGGGCCAGGTGGCGCAGTTGCAGGTGGATCCGGCCGTGAAGCAGGCGATCCCCGCCGAAGTGACCACCCTGCATCGCCTGCTCGGCAGCCGTCCGGACACGCGCGCGTTCCGTCATGACGCCGAGAACCCCCTGCACGTCGACGTGCTCGTCGTCGACGAGGCTTCGATGATCGATCTCGAGATGATGGCCGCCACGCTCGATGCGTTGCCGCCCGGTGCGCGCCTGGTGCTGCTTGGCGACAAGGACCAGTTGTCGTCGGTCGAGGCGGGCGCGGTCCTCGGCGACCTCTGCGCACGCGCGGAAGCGGGACACTATTCCAGCGCGACGCGCGACTGGATACGCGAGGTCTGCGACGAAGACGTCTCGGCGTGGACGGACGCCCCCCCGTCGTCCTTCCGGGGACAGGAACCCAGCGACCCGACCACCCTCATGGCGTCGCCACTCGACCAGCACATCGCCATGCTCCGCCACAGCCGGCGTTTCGGCAGCGACAGCGGCATCGGCGCGCTGGCCGCGGCGATCAACGACGGCGATGTGGGCAGGGCGCTCGCGGTGTTCGACGCGTTCGACGATCTGGCACTCGGCACGCCGTCGCCCGCCGCCATCGCCACGCTGGCCATCGAAGGCCGCGACGATGCTCCCGGTTACCGGCACTACCTCGACTGGATCGAGCGCGAACGGCCTCCCGTCGGGGCGGGCGACGACGACCTCGCCCGCTGGGCGCGCGGTGCGCTGCGTGCCTATGCGGGGTTCCAGTTGCTCTGTGCCACGCGTCAGGGCGAGCACGGCGTGCTCGCGCAGAACGCACGCATCGCGCAAGGACTGCGGGATCGGGGCCTGATCGAGGCCACCGGCGGCTGGTACGAAGGCCGGCCGGTGATCCTCACGCGCAACGATTACGCGCTGGGCCTCATGAACGGCGACGTGGGCGTGACCCTGTGGATTCCCGACGGGCAGGGCGGCATGGCCTTGCGCGTGGCCTTCGCCGTCATGGACGAGCGCGGCGGCGAACGCATCCGCTTTGTCGTGCCGAGCCGCCTCGCGGCGGTGGAGACGGTGTATGCGATGACGGTGCACAAGTCGCAGGGCTCCGAATTCGAACACACGGCGCTGACGCTTCCGCCCGAGCCGTCGCCGGTACTCACCCGCGAACTGGTGTACACGGGCGTGACCCGCGCGCGGCAATGGTTCACGCTGCTGGCGGTTCCGGCGATCCTGGGCTACGCCGCGCAGCGAAAGACGCAGCGTGCATCGGGTCTGCTGCGCCGGTTGCTCTGACGCGCGTTGTCTCGCCGCTGTAGCGGCTCCTGCAGGAGGCCTCGCCGCTTGAGGCTTTGTAGGAGTCGCTATAGCGGCGAGGGTTGGCCCCTCAGCCTATCCCGTGATAGACCCTATACCAGGCCGCAAACTTCGCCAGGCCCTCGTCGATCGACGTCGAGGGTGCGTATCCGACATCGCGGCTCAGCGCCGACACATCGGCCCACGTATCCGGCACGTCGCCCGGCTGCATCGGGAGCAGGCGCTTCTCGACGGTACGCCCGAGGTGCTTCTCCAGCGTCGCGATGAAGTCCAGCAACTGCACCGGCTCGTCGTTGCCGATGTTATACACGCGGTACGGCGCGGCAGACGTGCCGGGGTTCGGGGAGACCGGGTCGTACGAAGGATCCGGCGTCGCAGGATGGTCCAGCGTGCGGATCACCCCTTCGACGATATCGTCGATATAGGTGAAGTCGCGGCTGTGCTGACCATGGTTGTACACGTCGATCGGTTCGCCGCGAACGATCCGGTTGGCGAACAGGATCGGCGACATGTCCGGGCGTCCCCATGGCCCGTAGACGGTGAAGAAACGCAGCCCCGTCGTCGGCAGTCCGAACAGGTGGCTGTACGTATGCGCCATCAGCTCGTTCGACTTCTTCGTGGCCGCGTAAAGGCTCACCGGATGGTCCACCGCGTCTTCCACCGCGAAGGGCATCTTGCGGTTCGCACCGTAGACGGAGCTGGACGAGGCGTACACGAGGTGACCGACCTGGTGCCGGCGGCAGGCCTCGAGCACGTTGACGAAACCGACGAGGTTGCTCTGCACATAGGCGTGCGGATGGGTGAGCGAATAGCGTACGCCTGCCTGCGCGGCGAGGTTCACCACGCGCTCGGGCTGGAAATCGGCGAAGGCGCGATCGACGGCGGCCTGTTCTGCCAGGTCCGCGCGCAGGTGGGTATACCTCGGGTGCGTGGTGAAACGGGCGAGACGGGCTTCCTTGAGCGCCGGGTCGTAGTAGTCGTTGTGGTTGTCGAAGCCGAGCACGGTGTCGCCGCGCGCGAGCAGGCGCTCGGTGAGGGCCGAGCCGACGAATCCGGCGCTGCCGGTGACCAGGATGCGCATGGGGGAGAGACCTGGGAGCGGGGAGACGGCAAAGTGTAACGGACGCCGCATTTGACACGGCAGCGGGCCTGAACTAGTTTTCGCCCGATATCCATGCAACGAAGGTGGCCCGCGGCAACGCCGGCCGAGTGTGCGACATGCGGACTACGCGCTTCCCAACCTGAGCCCCCGCCACGTCTTCGTCATCCCGAAGGGCGCCTGGCGCCCTTTTTGTTTGTCCGGAATACCATCCATGATCCAGATCACGCTCCCCGACGGCAGCCAGCGTCCGTTCGACCACCCCGTTTCCGTGCAGGAGGTTGCCGCTTCCATCGGTGCCGGCCTCGCCAAGGCCACTCTCGCCGGCAAGGTGGACGGCAAGCTGGTGGACGCCAGCTACACCATCGACCGCGATGCGGCCCTCGAGATCGTCACCGAGAAGAGCCCCGAGGCCCTGGACATCCTTCGTCATTCCACGGCCCACCTGCTGGGCCAGGCCGTGCAGCGCCTGTTCCCGGGGGCGCAGGTCACCATCGGTCCCGTGGTGGACAACGGCTTCTACTACGACTTCGCGTACGAGCGTCCGTTCACGCCGGACGACCTCGAGGCCATCCAGGCCGAAATGGAGAAGATCGTGAAGGAGCAGATCCCGGTCACGCGTTCGGTGAAAAGCCGCGACGAGGCGATCCGGTTCTTCCGTGGCATGGGCGAGGAATACAAGGCGCAGATCATCGAGTCCATCCCCGCCAACGAGGAGCTGTCGCTCTACACCCAGGGCGAGTTCACCGACCTCTGCCGCGGTCCGCACGTGTCCAATACGGGCAAGCTGCGCGCCTTCAAGCTGATGAAGGTGGCTGGCGCCTACTGGCGCGGCGATTCCAACAACGAGATGCTCACCCGCATCTACGGCACCGCCTGGCTCAACGACAAGGACCTCAAGGCCTACCTGCTCCAGCTGGAGGAAGCGGAGAAGCGCGATCATCGCCGCATCGGCAAGCAGCTCGACCTGTTCCACCAGCAGGAAGAGGCGCCGGGCATGGTCTTCTGGCACCCGAAGGGCTGGGCCATCTGGCAGGCCGTGGAGCAGTACGTGCGCGGCGTGTACCGCAAGAGCGGTTACAAGGAAGTGCGCGGCCCGCAGATCATGGACGTAAGCCTGTGGAAGAAGTCCGGCCATTGGGACAACTACCAGGAAAACATGTTCTTCACCGAGTCGGAGAAGCGCACCTACGCGCTGAAGCCGATGAACTGCCCGGGCCATGTGCAGATCTTCAACACCAGCCTGCACAGCTACCGCGACCTGCCCATCCGCTACGGCGAGTTCGGCGGCTGCCACCGCAACGAGCCCTCGGGCGCGCTGCACGGGATCATGCGCGTGCGCGCCTTTACCCAGGACGACGGCCACATCTTCTGCACCCCGGCCCAGATCGAGGAAGAGGTCGCGGCCTTCCATGCCCAGGCCATGAAGGTGTACGAGGATTTCGGTTTCAACGATATCGCGATGAAGATCGCCCTGCGTCCGGACAAGCGGATCGGCTCGGACGAGGTCTGGGACAAGGCCGAGCACGCCTTGCGCGCGGCCCTCTCGGCGGCGGGCGTGGCCTGGGAAGAACTGCCGGGCGAGGGCGCGTTCTACGGCCCGAAGATCGAGTACCACATGAAGGACTCCATCGGCCGCGCCTGGCAGGTAGGCACGATGCAGGTGGATTTCATGATGCCCGAGCGCCTGGGCGCCGAGTACGTGGACGAGCATAGCCAGCGCCAGCATCCGGTGATGCTGCACCGGGCGATCGTCGGCTCCATGGAGCGCTTCATCGGCATCCTGATCGAGCACCACGCGGGCTTGCTTCCCACCTGGCTCGCCCCCATCCAGGCCGTGGCGTTCAGCATTACCGACGCCCAGGCCGATTATGTGCGTGAAATCGTGC
Coding sequences:
- the recB gene encoding exodeoxyribonuclease V subunit beta is translated as MSPSVVPLHPVTMPLDGIRLIEASAGTGKTWTIAALYVRAVLGHGLPQPLLPPQLLVVTFTEAATQELRERIRARLVEASAAFRASASREPFLAELMAVYPAEAHPGCARRLELAAQWMDEAAIFTIHGWSQRMLTQHAFGSGHAFALTLEPDESELLADCVRDYWRQAFYPLAPRQAEAVLQEWRSPDDLLRSLKPLFHGGEVTLRVEGQILDAVTDPRSLLAAREAWEAENERLLAEAATAWRADVDRIETLLVDASTAKVLNNNRYRPDRMPGYLAPLRRWAFGGEVTEEALQRFTATRLGDATGKGKTRPEHPAFAALDAWEAGNEGKVEIRHALLADALARVRERFAMQKRKRAQIGFDDLLQRLDLALGGPAGDMLADTIRRQFPLALIDEFQDTDPVQYRIFSRVYADAPGVGLLLIGDPKQAIYAFRGADIHTYLSARAQAQAPHYSLDTNFRSTGDMVDAVNAVFLHGERHPHGAFHFPQRGLPFVAVEAKGRVERFVVDRETQPALRLWLLDDEMPVGVRHYRDQMADACASEIVRLLEGALRGGTGFADGDGNVAPLKPADVAVLVRSRAEAAQVRSALAQRHVRSVFLSDRDSVLESVEANDVLAWLRAVASPASDTAMRAALATRTLDLGYAELERLNVDERHWEQRGELFLALRQLWQQSGVLAMLHSLLHRFDLPARLLGRGGGERALTNVLHLAELLQHAASTLDGEQALIRHLAERIADTATHHGDDQLVRLESDDDVVKVVTIHKSKGLEYPLVFLPFVCASGGTHPGQATYRYHDGTGNQLELVSKSKGGEASERAKEAADLAELQEDLRLLYVAMTRARHACYVGVAPVCHNNARTPQVHRSAFGHLLGGGKEIANGAIAGLLRELADGTPAIRVEYMPPPDERRYVPPARDDAPRPAREPSIARARPWRIASYSGLRHADHVAAPETAIDDVIVEYATEPALPRPVATGIHAFDRGAEAGTFLHDLLEWIAGEGFASIAADRARLRDVVARRCERRNWTAFIDVLTDWLLVLLRTPVDLPGHGKLALATLDDPSRYRAELEFLFESRGVDTLALDRIVREHTLDGEARPHLASDTVNGMLKGFIDLIVEHDGRWYVVDYKSNQLGPDETAYTPEAMRRSILEARYELQYALYLLALHRQLRSRLGDAYDYDTHVGGAIYLYLRGVDGHGHGVHVERPTKAMIDAMDHLFEGGSA
- the recD gene encoding exodeoxyribonuclease V subunit alpha; translation: MIADSGTWLDRALAEGRIDTLDRAFARFLRELDPAVDPRVQVAAALLSHELGEGHICMPLDTLREREPELGDPADFLGTADVVAQSGGDASAPLVLENGLLYMRRFWRDEAKVAQAIRDRLGERAASVDLRSELARLFPDEGFHPDWQKVACAIAARSGFAVITGGPGTGKTTTVVRLLGLLQTLALRDGGTRLRIRLAAPTGKAAARLNASIAGQVAQLQVDPAVKQAIPAEVTTLHRLLGSRPDTRAFRHDAENPLHVDVLVVDEASMIDLEMMAATLDALPPGARLVLLGDKDQLSSVEAGAVLGDLCARAEAGHYSSATRDWIREVCDEDVSAWTDAPPSSFRGQEPSDPTTLMASPLDQHIAMLRHSRRFGSDSGIGALAAAINDGDVGRALAVFDAFDDLALGTPSPAAIATLAIEGRDDAPGYRHYLDWIERERPPVGAGDDDLARWARGALRAYAGFQLLCATRQGEHGVLAQNARIAQGLRDRGLIEATGGWYEGRPVILTRNDYALGLMNGDVGVTLWIPDGQGGMALRVAFAVMDERGGERIRFVVPSRLAAVETVYAMTVHKSQGSEFEHTALTLPPEPSPVLTRELVYTGVTRARQWFTLLAVPAILGYAAQRKTQRASGLLRRLL
- a CDS encoding NAD-dependent epimerase; this translates as MRILVTGSAGFVGSALTERLLARGDTVLGFDNHNDYYDPALKEARLARFTTHPRYTHLRADLAEQAAVDRAFADFQPERVVNLAAQAGVRYSLTHPHAYVQSNLVGFVNVLEACRRHQVGHLVYASSSSVYGANRKMPFAVEDAVDHPVSLYAATKKSNELMAHTYSHLFGLPTTGLRFFTVYGPWGRPDMSPILFANRIVRGEPIDVYNHGQHSRDFTYIDDIVEGVIRTLDHPATPDPSYDPVSPNPGTSAAPYRVYNIGNDEPVQLLDFIATLEKHLGRTVEKRLLPMQPGDVPDTWADVSALSRDVGYAPSTSIDEGLAKFAAWYRVYHGIG
- the thrS gene encoding threonine--tRNA ligase — protein: MIQITLPDGSQRPFDHPVSVQEVAASIGAGLAKATLAGKVDGKLVDASYTIDRDAALEIVTEKSPEALDILRHSTAHLLGQAVQRLFPGAQVTIGPVVDNGFYYDFAYERPFTPDDLEAIQAEMEKIVKEQIPVTRSVKSRDEAIRFFRGMGEEYKAQIIESIPANEELSLYTQGEFTDLCRGPHVSNTGKLRAFKLMKVAGAYWRGDSNNEMLTRIYGTAWLNDKDLKAYLLQLEEAEKRDHRRIGKQLDLFHQQEEAPGMVFWHPKGWAIWQAVEQYVRGVYRKSGYKEVRGPQIMDVSLWKKSGHWDNYQENMFFTESEKRTYALKPMNCPGHVQIFNTSLHSYRDLPIRYGEFGGCHRNEPSGALHGIMRVRAFTQDDGHIFCTPAQIEEEVAAFHAQAMKVYEDFGFNDIAMKIALRPDKRIGSDEVWDKAEHALRAALSAAGVAWEELPGEGAFYGPKIEYHMKDSIGRAWQVGTMQVDFMMPERLGAEYVDEHSQRQHPVMLHRAIVGSMERFIGILIEHHAGLLPTWLAPIQAVAFSITDAQADYVREIVQALVGQGFRVDADLRNEKVGYKIREHTLQKVPYLIVVGDRERETGTISVRTRGGEDLGSMPLAQFVQRLEAETRQ